In the Cylindrospermopsis raciborskii Cr2010 genome, TCTCTTAAATCTGCCAATAGTAAGTTGGCTCGGAATAAATTAGCTCCTGATAGATTTGCACCTCTAAGATTAACCTTGTGCATAAAAGTATCACTAAGATTAGATCCACTTAAATTGGCATAGCTAAGATTTCTACCTGATAGGTCCTTATTGCTGAGGTTAGCATGGCTAAAATCTCTACCACTGAGATCGGGATTTTGGGGAGGGTGTTGATTTGGTCGGTAATAGTTAGTCTGTGGTGGTGGGTAAGGGGACTTTTTGGATGTAGGTGGCTCAGAATTATGTCCAGGTTGAGACTGGTCTTGAAAGGAGCGTAATTTTTCCCGTGCTTGATTTAAGGCCTTGATCTTATCATGGGCTTTTTTCTGTAAGCGGTGATTATCCTTAGGTAGGCGATCAGGATGCCAAACAAAAACTAAATCTTTGTAAGCTTGGTTAATCTCTTCTATGGTTGCACCAGGCTCTAAGTCTAATAGTGTGTAATAACGCTCCAGTTCGCTCATGATGATTTATTAGTAGAAAATCAATTGACATGCTCAGAAGAAAATGAACCTCCCTCTTCCCTAATATTTCAAAATCATTAGAATATATTAAACCATAGCATTGGGAGCATAATTTGTGGTAGCCAATCCCACTTATCGTCAGATTTTGACTGAAACTACCCCTCCACTGGGAGAGTTTGTCAGTAGACACATTGGACCGAAAGCAGGTGATATCCAGGAGATGCTAAACTCCTTGGGTCTATCTAGCTTAGAGGAATTAATTGAGCAAACAGTACCCAGCTCAATTCGCTTTTTTCAGGAGTTGAACCTACCAGCTGCACAACCTGAACATACAGCACTGGCTAAACTCAAACAAATAGCCAATAAAAATCAAATCTACCGCTCTTACATTGGTATGGGGTATTATGACTGTATTACTCCCCCAGTGATTCAAAGGAACATCTTAGAAAATCCTGGTTGGTATACAGCATACACTCCTTACCAACCAGAAATTGCCCAGGGACGTTTGGAAGCACTATTAAACTTCCAAACCATGATCATTGATTTAACTGGATTGGAAATTGCTAATGCTTCTCTATTAGATGAAGCAACAGCAGCAGCAGAAGCCATGAGCATGAGTTATGGTGTGTGCAAAAACAAATCCTCTAACTATTTTGTTTCCAGCACCTGTCACCCTCAAACCATTGATGTGCTCCAAACCCGAGCTAAACCTTTGGGAATTAAAATCATTATTGGAGATCATCAAACCTTTGATTTTGCTGAGCCAATTTTTGGTGCTATTCTCCAATATCCTGGAACAGATGGTAAAGTTCACGATTATCGCCAGTTTATAGCCCAGTCCCATGCTCAGGGTGCATTGGTGACCATAGCAGCAGATCCATTGAGTTTGACCTTATTGACACCACCAGGAGAATTGGGAGCGGATATTGCCATAGGAAGTACCCAGAGATTCGGTATTCCTTTGGGTTTTGGTGGACCTCATGCGGCTTATTTTGCTACTAAGGAGGAGTATAAACGGTCAGTTCCAGGGCGAATTGTGGGGGTGTCTAAAGATGTTCACGGTAAGCTGGCCTATCGTTTGGCTTTACAAACCCGTGAACAACATATTCGTCGCGATAAGGCTACTAGCAATATTTGTACAGCTCAGGTACTTTTAGCGGTAATGGCGAGTATGTACGCAGTTTATCATGGTCCCAATGGACTGAAAAAGATTGCAGAAAATATTCATCAACTGACTAAGGATTTAGCAGCAGGACTGGAAAAATTGGGTTATGAAGTCCTGAATAGGAACTTCTTTGACACCCTGCGTGTGGGGTTAGGAAATAGGAGTTTGGAAACACTCCTGATAGCTGCAGATGAGAGAAACATCAATTTGCGGATTTTTGATGATGGGGATATAGGAATTTCCCTGGATGAAACCACAGGTTTTACAGATGTGATAGATTTGTGGCAGATTTTCGCTTTTGCTAATGGAATAGGGGATGGGTATGGTTTCCCCTTCAAAGTTGAAGAAATTAGGGAAACTAATTCCTATCTGGGTCAAATTCGCACTAGTCCCTATCTTACCCACCCCATATTTAATAGTCACCATTCTGAAACTGAATTACTGCGGTATTTACATCAGTTGGAAACTAAGGATTTATCATTGACAACTTCTATGATTGCCTTAGGTTCCTGTACTATGAAGTTAAATGCTACTTCGGAGATGATTCCTGTTAGTTGGGCGGAATTTAGCAAAATTCACCCCTTTGCACCAATTACCCAAACTAGAGGTTATCAAATCCTCTTTCAACAATTGGCAACATGGTTAGCAGAAATCACCGGTTTTGCGTCTATATCTTTACAACCTAATGCTGGTTCTCAGGGAGAATACGCAGGACTATTAGTCATTCGTGAATATCATCAAAGCAGACAAGAAGGACACCGCAATATCTGTTTAATTCCCCAATCTGCTCATGGCACAAATCCCGCAAGTGCAGTTATGTGTGGTATGAAGGTGGTAGCTGTCGCTTGTGATGAATGTGGTAATATCGATTTGGGAGATTTAAGCACCAAGGTACAAAAACATAGTCGTGAGCTGGCCGCTTTAATGATTACCTATCCATCAACCCATGGGGTGTTTGAAGAAACTATACAGGAAATCTGTGCCCTAGTTCACCAACATGGTGGACAGGTGTATATGGATGGAGCTAATATGAATGCCCAGGTGGGTATTTGTCGTCCCGGTGATTTGGGTGCGGATGTTTGTCATTTGAACCTACACAAAACCTTTTGTATTCCCCATGGTGGTGGTGGTCCAGGAATGGGTCCCATTGGTGTTGCTCCCCATCTGGTGGAGTTTCTACCAGGTCATTCTGTGGTTAAATTAGATAGTGACCACGGTGCGGTTTCTGCTGCACCCTGGGGAAGTGCCAGTATCTTGGTTATTTCCTGGATGTATATAGCTATGATGGGTGCAGATGGCCTAACTCAAGCAACCAAAATCGCTATTTTGAATGCTAATTACATTGCCAAGCGATTGGAATCTTTTTACCCTGTTTTATATAAGGGTAAACATGGTTTTGTCGCCCATGAATGTATTTTAGACCTGCGAGGAGTAAAAAAATCAGCAAACATTGAGGTGGATGATATTGCTAAACGTCTCATGGACTATGGTTTTCACGCTCCTACGGTCTCTTGGCCTGTAGCAGGAACAATCATGGTTGAACCTACGGAAAGTGAGTCGAAAGCTGAGTTGGACCGTTTTTGTGATGCACTAATTGCCATTCGTCAGGAAATTTTGCACCTCGAGTCTGGTATTATGAATCCGGAAGATAATCCCTTGAAAAACGCCCCCCACACTATACAAAGTTTGATTGTTGGTGATTGGAACCACTGTTACTCCCGCGAACAAGCTGCTTACCCTACGGACTGGACTCGTCAATTTAAGTTTTGGCCGAGTGTAGGTAGGATAGACGCCGCTTTTGGCGATCGCAATTTTGTTTGTTCTTGTTTACCTTTAGATTCGTACATGTAAAATAGTAGGAGGGGATGGCCCTCCTACTCTAAAATCTCCCATTCCCCTGAATAATATGTTTCACAGTGGTCAAAGTTTCTAAACTAATGAAACCTCTCCTTTGACCTCTTTGATTTGACATTCCCAAAAACACCGCATCTCCCCTGGAAGAATTACGAGCAAATCGAGGAGAAGCATTGATATATGTGGATGCACTGTTAACACCTAAGGCAAATTGTCTGCTTTCTTGGTAAGACTCTGTGGCTATAGCATCCGCGTGACTACTACTATATTGATTAATCCAGGCGATCGCACTATCTAGGGTATCTACCAATTTGAA is a window encoding:
- a CDS encoding pentapeptide repeat-containing protein — its product is MSELERYYTLLDLEPGATIEEINQAYKDLVFVWHPDRLPKDNHRLQKKAHDKIKALNQAREKLRSFQDQSQPGHNSEPPTSKKSPYPPPQTNYYRPNQHPPQNPDLSGRDFSHANLSNKDLSGRNLSYANLSGSNLSDTFMHKVNLRGANLSGANLFRANLLLADLREANLRSANLIGADLSGADLRGADLTGARMRSGERLLVKLVGANLTGAIMPDGAIYG
- the gcvP gene encoding aminomethyl-transferring glycine dehydrogenase — its product is MVANPTYRQILTETTPPLGEFVSRHIGPKAGDIQEMLNSLGLSSLEELIEQTVPSSIRFFQELNLPAAQPEHTALAKLKQIANKNQIYRSYIGMGYYDCITPPVIQRNILENPGWYTAYTPYQPEIAQGRLEALLNFQTMIIDLTGLEIANASLLDEATAAAEAMSMSYGVCKNKSSNYFVSSTCHPQTIDVLQTRAKPLGIKIIIGDHQTFDFAEPIFGAILQYPGTDGKVHDYRQFIAQSHAQGALVTIAADPLSLTLLTPPGELGADIAIGSTQRFGIPLGFGGPHAAYFATKEEYKRSVPGRIVGVSKDVHGKLAYRLALQTREQHIRRDKATSNICTAQVLLAVMASMYAVYHGPNGLKKIAENIHQLTKDLAAGLEKLGYEVLNRNFFDTLRVGLGNRSLETLLIAADERNINLRIFDDGDIGISLDETTGFTDVIDLWQIFAFANGIGDGYGFPFKVEEIRETNSYLGQIRTSPYLTHPIFNSHHSETELLRYLHQLETKDLSLTTSMIALGSCTMKLNATSEMIPVSWAEFSKIHPFAPITQTRGYQILFQQLATWLAEITGFASISLQPNAGSQGEYAGLLVIREYHQSRQEGHRNICLIPQSAHGTNPASAVMCGMKVVAVACDECGNIDLGDLSTKVQKHSRELAALMITYPSTHGVFEETIQEICALVHQHGGQVYMDGANMNAQVGICRPGDLGADVCHLNLHKTFCIPHGGGGPGMGPIGVAPHLVEFLPGHSVVKLDSDHGAVSAAPWGSASILVISWMYIAMMGADGLTQATKIAILNANYIAKRLESFYPVLYKGKHGFVAHECILDLRGVKKSANIEVDDIAKRLMDYGFHAPTVSWPVAGTIMVEPTESESKAELDRFCDALIAIRQEILHLESGIMNPEDNPLKNAPHTIQSLIVGDWNHCYSREQAAYPTDWTRQFKFWPSVGRIDAAFGDRNFVCSCLPLDSYM